The genomic stretch TTAAAACAGAAATATCCTCTGCCGAAATAAGTTCCAGATGATCTACGCTTAAGGCATGGTTCCTTACAGCCGCCTCTACTCCGCCGATGATGTTAAACTGGTTGACATGAATCTTAGCGCGCAAACCATGTTTTGCTCCGGCTTCTAATATTTTCTCCGTTTCATCTCTACTGAAATAATTTTTTTCGCAAAAAACATCTATGAAGTCTGCCAGTCCTTCCGCCTTGATTTGTGGCAAGAGAACGTGAATCAACAAATTCAGATAGCCCTGATGATTGTTTTGATATTCTTGCGGATAGGCATGTGCGCCCAAAAAAGTAGCTTTGATTTGTAGCGGAGATTTTTCTTTCAACTTTTTAATCACCCGCAACATTTTGAGTTCTCCTTCCACCGACAAACCATAACCACTCTTTATTTCTACTGCACCGGTACCGGTGGCAATTATCTCTTCCAACCTTTTCCAAGCTGATTCAAACAATTCTTCTTCAGAAGTGGCAGCCAATTGTCGCGCCGAATTGAGAATACCTCCTCCCCTCTTGGCAATCTCTTCATAGCTTAATCCTTTAATTCTATCTACAAATTCCTTTTCTCTGGATTGGGGATAAACAATATGCGTGTGTGGGTCGCACCAACAAGGCAAAACCAAACGACCGGTACCATCAATGACCTCCTCTGCCATATCCGGGGCTTCTTCATCTTTTCCGAAAGCAATAATTTTCCCATCATCTATCAAAAGAAAGGCTCCTGCTATAGAAGGAAGCACCGCCATCTCACGACCTTTCACCATACGGGTCTCCGCTTCGCGGATTCCTGCCAGACATTTAATATTGCGGATGAGTTTGGATTTCATTCAACAATCTTAATGAATTTAATCTGCTATCGCTTGAAGTAGCGGTTTCGTTTAGTTTAATAAAACGTTTGGCACGGAGACAGGGAGAAAGAAGGAGAAAATTGTAGCCTCCCAAAAATGCGGAATTATATACTATGATTATTGGTGACCTTCATTATATTTATTTTCCAGTGGATGAAAAATAACAGCAAGGGCGAAAGCAGGATACACTCGCTTCAAAAATCAACAAAGGTGCGGGTATCCATACCAAATTGGGGATACAAGCATGTTTTGAATGAAAGTATATCGGGTATCCGTAAGTTGGCCGTCACCCTAAAAAGACTATTGAGCAAACAAAATCAGTTGACAATTAACTGACCAAAACGGAGAATAAGAAAAATGAAAATCGTAAATTTGCTTGACTCAAAAATTTAATATAAAATAGAGATGACAGAAAGAAGCGCAAAACCATTTTTGAAATGGGCAGGTGGTAAAACGCAGCTCATTAACGACATTGAAAAGGCTTTACCAAAAGATGTTTACAAAGACAACTTCACTTACATAGAGCCATTTGCAGGTAGTGGAGCAGTTTTGTTTTGGATGCTGAACAACTTTACAAACCTTAAAAATGCGGTAATAAACGACATCAATGAAGATTTAATAAACACTTACAAAACCATAGCTTCAAGGCCAAAAGAACTGATTTCAATTCTTGAAACATTACAGAACGAGTTTCACGAACTGGAAGGCAATGACGAAGCAAAAAAGGAATATTACTATCAAAAAAGAAATTCATTCAACAAAAGAAAAGATGAACAAAGCGGACAAGCCGCTTTGTTCATCTTTCTCAATCGGACTTGTTTCAACGGGCTTTACAGAGTGAATCGCAAAAATGAATACAACGTGCCAATGGGCAGTTACAAGCGACCTACTATTTGCGACAAGGAAAATATTTTGGCAGTTAGTCAAGCTCTTCAAAAAGTTAAAATAATCCATGGAGATTATGAAAAAACGTTGAATTGGACTGATAAAAATACTTTGTTTTATTTCGATCCACCCTACAAACCATTAAGCGAAACCTCTAGTTTCAACTCATACTCAAAAGATGAGTTTAACGACCAAGAACAAATTAGGTTGAGAGATTTTTGCAGCAAACTTGACGCATTAAATCATACATGGATTTTAAGCAATTCAGACGTTAAAGGAAAAGACGAAAATGACAACTTTTTTGACGACTTGTATTCTGAATTCAACATTCAAAGAGTAGATGCGAGAAGAAGCATAAATGCAAATCCACTGAAAAGAGGAAACCTAAAAGAATTACTAATTACAAATAAAACCAATAGTCAAGAGTATGTCAGAGCAATTTAAAGTCTTTTTATCTCAACTTAGTGAGACAAATGCAACTCTTGATTACTTCACCAACTTCGGAAAAATAGTTGGCAACATCAACGTAATTTCAATCAAATTAAACCAACTAAACTATTTAATTGGGAAGGAAGATTTAGGCAAAGCTATTGAGGAACTGTATCAGGAGAACCCAAAAGTTTTTGAGGTTTTGGATATTCTAATTGCAGTTAGAAAGAAGGACAACAAAAAAGTCATTAATAGTTTAGGCGATATTGTTTTTCTTGAAACATATTTTGTTTCTCCTAAAAGCATTTCAGAATACATTGAAGGAACTGGTTTAGCCGATGTTTTCAGAAATAAAAATATTACCAATCTTGTGGATTATGTATTTGGAATTGAAGTTGGTTTAGATACTAACGCGAGAAAAAACAGAGGCGGAGATAATATGTCAAAAGCTGTTTCTTTAATATTTGACAACGCAAAAGTGTTTTACAAAAAAGAAGTGAGCAATACTGTTTATCCCGAAATAATAAGTTTAGGTGCTGATGTAAAACGCTTTGACTTCGTAATAAAAACGAATAAGAAAACTTACCTCGTAGAAACAAACTATTACAATGGAGGTGGCTCAAAATTAAATGAGACAGCAAGATCCTATTCTGATGTTGCACCTAAAATTAATCAATACGCCAACTACGAATTTGTTTGGATTACAGACGGACAAGGTTGGCATTCAGCAAAAAATAAATTGGAAGAAGCATTCAGCATTATCCCAAGTTTATACAATTTAACCTCACTTACCCTTTTTGTTGAAAACATAAAAGCAGAAGGGATAATTTCATTTTAATGCTTAATCCATTCTACAAATCTGAAGGCAAAGATTTCTATCTTCTTCACGGAGACACGATGAACTTACTCCCAAAATTTGAACATAAGTTTGATATGGTGTTTGCTGACCCACCTTATTTTTTATCCAACAACGGCTTGTCAATTCAAAGCGGAAAAATTGTAAGCGTTAATAAAGGCAAGTGGGACAAATCAGAGGGAACGGAATACTTAAATGAGTTTAATCGCAAATGGATTTCGTTGGTTCGTGACAAGATGAAACAGGATGCAACAATTTGGATAAGCGGAACGATGCACAACATTTTTTCGGTTGGGCAAATCCTAAATGAATTAGGTTTTAAAATTCTAAATGTTGTTACTTGGGAAAAGACTAATCCACCACCGAATTTTTCTTGCAGATATTTCACCTATTCAACAGAACAAATTATTTGGGCAAGGAAAACAGAAAAGACAGCTCATTATTTTAATTACGATTTAATGAAACAGTTAAATAACGATAAGCAAATGAAAGATGTTTGGAAACTTTCGGCAATTGCACCTTGGGAAAAAACCTGCGGTAAACACCCGACACAAAAACCACTTTCAGTTTTGACACGTTTAATTTTAGCTTCTACAAAACCTAACGCTTGGATACTTGACCCATTTGCAGGAAGTAGCACGACAGGCATTGCAGCCAACTTATCTAACAGACGCTTTTTAGGAATAGACCAAGAAGAAGATTTTTTGACAATCAGCAAAAACAGAAAACTTGAAATTGAAAACAACAAAACTGCAACAAGATATCGTGAAAAAATTGGTGGTTTCAAAGACAAGAAGGCGCTTGATTTATTTTTAGCGGAAGAATCCCAAACAGATTATAAAACAGAATTGAATTTATAAATGACTAATAATGAAACTTGCATTCATGGTGGCGTATCTCCAGTACATCTTTTAGCTAACCTGCATCATAGTCAAGCAGGAAGTGGCAGACACCGTTGCCCCACTTGTGCTTATGAACAAGGATTTAATATTGGCAGTAGCACCAATAGGAAATCTTATCAAGAGTATTGCAAATCATTGACTGATTCCGAGCAATGCCAAGATGGCTCAATAGCACCAACATATATTTTATCAAGCTTAGGTGATAATCAAGGGGGAACTGGACGACATAAATGCACTAATTGTGCTTTCAAACAAGGATATGAAGTAGGAATTTTGGAGAGCAACCTAACTGAAATTAGTCTTGAATTAGTTCCCGCCCCAACAAATGATTTTCAAAATACAAACACAAACTCTTCACCAATATCAACAACAAACTTTATTGAAAATGAGATTAGAAATAAACACTTAGGCCATTTAGGAGAGCTATTTATTTTGAAAAATGAAATTGCTTTTTTGACACAGAATGGAAAAGAAGATTTAGCAAAGAATGTTCAACATGTGTCAATTAAAATTGGAGACGGTTTGGGTTACGACATTTTATCTTTTGACATTGAAGGCAATGAGAAAAAGATAGAAGTTAAAACAACAAGAAGTAACATTACAAGACCATTTTACCTAACTAGAAACGAACTTGAAATATCCGTTAAGAATCCTAATAATTATTGCTTATACAGATTGTTTGACTTTGATGCGAATTTAAACAAAGGAAAGTGCTACATAATAAAAGGAGACTTGTCAAATTCATTAAATTTAGACGCATTATTATTCATTGCTTATCCAAAATATAATGACATATAAGACCAACGCATTTCCTTAACAGTGGTTAATGATTAACGTCCCATAAAAATAAATTAACCGTGAGTCACCAAGCACTACATAAGCGATTGGTAAACCAAACACCAAGCCCACCAAAGGCAAATCTCCCCCATTTTCAATTACACCACCCAAAAACCTAACCTTTCCAGCCAAACGAAAAGTTTAGGCCAAAATGTAATCGTTTGGGTAGTGATTCTTTTAGTTTGGAGGTCGAAACTATTAGTTTGGGAGGTCAAACGATAAGTTTGGCTAGTGATTCTTTTAGTTTGAGGGTCGAACCTATTAGTTTGGGCAGTGATTCTAATAGTTTGGGATGCGAACCTATTAGTTTGGACAGTGATTCTTTTAGTTTGGGATGTGAAACTATTAGTTTGGACAGTGATTCTTTTAGTTTGGAGGTCGAAACTAAAAGTTTGGCTTACCAAACTATTAACTTGACGGGAGTCTGTTCACTAAACCGTGTCAAAAAACAAGTTTAATACAGCTATCAGAAAAAAGTCGCAAGCGATATTCCTATCTATTTGTCCGTATTTTTCATCAAATTTCCTCGTCTTTTCCCTTGATTATAAGCAGAAAACATTTTCTCATAAAAAAATGGCGCTGTCCGAAAACGAACAGCGCCATTAATAAGGGAGCAGAAATTAATATCAGCGAATCAGCAACTTACCGGTGTTTGTGTTATTTCCATCTGTAAGGCGGAAAAGATAAACCCCCTCTAACAGAGTTTGAGAGATAGTATTTACCGCACCGGACTGCATGCGCTGTTTCAGTACCACTTGACCATTCATGTTTATCAGTTCCATGAAAGGCTGTTTCATAGTAGAATTCTGTAGGTCAACTACTACCTGTCCTTGGTTAGAAAATACCTTTACGGTACCAGCTAACTCCCCGATACCGTTCGGTTCCTGCGCTATAATCACC from Bacteroidota bacterium encodes the following:
- a CDS encoding imidazolonepropionase, which gives rise to MKSKLIRNIKCLAGIREAETRMVKGREMAVLPSIAGAFLLIDDGKIIAFGKDEEAPDMAEEVIDGTGRLVLPCWCDPHTHIVYPQSREKEFVDRIKGLSYEEIAKRGGGILNSARQLAATSEEELFESAWKRLEEIIATGTGAVEIKSGYGLSVEGELKMLRVIKKLKEKSPLQIKATFLGAHAYPQEYQNNHQGYLNLLIHVLLPQIKAEGLADFIDVFCEKNYFSRDETEKILEAGAKHGLRAKIHVNQFNIIGGVEAAVRNHALSVDHLELISAEDISVLKNTETMPTALPACSMFLNIPFTPARKLMDAGLPLALGTDYNPGSAPSGNMNMVISLACTQMKMTPEEAINAATLNAAYAMGVEESLGSITVGKKANVMLTKPISSLASLPYSFGSNQIERVILSK
- a CDS encoding DNA adenine methylase; this translates as MTERSAKPFLKWAGGKTQLINDIEKALPKDVYKDNFTYIEPFAGSGAVLFWMLNNFTNLKNAVINDINEDLINTYKTIASRPKELISILETLQNEFHELEGNDEAKKEYYYQKRNSFNKRKDEQSGQAALFIFLNRTCFNGLYRVNRKNEYNVPMGSYKRPTICDKENILAVSQALQKVKIIHGDYEKTLNWTDKNTLFYFDPPYKPLSETSSFNSYSKDEFNDQEQIRLRDFCSKLDALNHTWILSNSDVKGKDENDNFFDDLYSEFNIQRVDARRSINANPLKRGNLKELLITNKTNSQEYVRAI
- a CDS encoding type II restriction endonuclease, with the translated sequence MSEQFKVFLSQLSETNATLDYFTNFGKIVGNINVISIKLNQLNYLIGKEDLGKAIEELYQENPKVFEVLDILIAVRKKDNKKVINSLGDIVFLETYFVSPKSISEYIEGTGLADVFRNKNITNLVDYVFGIEVGLDTNARKNRGGDNMSKAVSLIFDNAKVFYKKEVSNTVYPEIISLGADVKRFDFVIKTNKKTYLVETNYYNGGGSKLNETARSYSDVAPKINQYANYEFVWITDGQGWHSAKNKLEEAFSIIPSLYNLTSLTLFVENIKAEGIISF
- a CDS encoding site-specific DNA-methyltransferase is translated as MLNPFYKSEGKDFYLLHGDTMNLLPKFEHKFDMVFADPPYFLSNNGLSIQSGKIVSVNKGKWDKSEGTEYLNEFNRKWISLVRDKMKQDATIWISGTMHNIFSVGQILNELGFKILNVVTWEKTNPPPNFSCRYFTYSTEQIIWARKTEKTAHYFNYDLMKQLNNDKQMKDVWKLSAIAPWEKTCGKHPTQKPLSVLTRLILASTKPNAWILDPFAGSSTTGIAANLSNRRFLGIDQEEDFLTISKNRKLEIENNKTATRYREKIGGFKDKKALDLFLAEESQTDYKTELNL
- a CDS encoding DUF3883 domain-containing protein; this encodes MTNNETCIHGGVSPVHLLANLHHSQAGSGRHRCPTCAYEQGFNIGSSTNRKSYQEYCKSLTDSEQCQDGSIAPTYILSSLGDNQGGTGRHKCTNCAFKQGYEVGILESNLTEISLELVPAPTNDFQNTNTNSSPISTTNFIENEIRNKHLGHLGELFILKNEIAFLTQNGKEDLAKNVQHVSIKIGDGLGYDILSFDIEGNEKKIEVKTTRSNITRPFYLTRNELEISVKNPNNYCLYRLFDFDANLNKGKCYIIKGDLSNSLNLDALLFIAYPKYNDI